A single genomic interval of Carassius gibelio isolate Cgi1373 ecotype wild population from Czech Republic chromosome A22, carGib1.2-hapl.c, whole genome shotgun sequence harbors:
- the LOC127943284 gene encoding cytokine receptor-like factor 1: protein MDYACARSHQHDKNRVESARVRQMTMLVMLFFVALLPYALTAHLAVINPQDPVLHIGSSLTAVCTIGAELEITARSLYWTLNGRRLARNTYRVLSQTESSVTLHQLNGSLQRSGDNLVCHRSNGEVLAGSCLYVGLPPEEPLNLTCWSRNTKDLSCRWSPGSQGETFINTKYILKYKLKWYGKEKDCEDYTGQPYTCYVPRDLAIFTPYEVWVEASNQLGSSTSDVITLDILDVVTTDPPPDVLVSRVGDLEDQLSVRWGSPPALKDYLFQAKYQIRYRVEDSDEWKVIDDAGNQTSCRLAGLRAGTVYFVQVRCNPIGVYGSKKAGIWSDWSHSTAASTPGIGHILAHAIQNQASTTQRYERSSSSFSAGCANTLTAVRTSASNSTTNGASGYRKPRKHTTRYYKVVNHSETLKKSLGEFAGAWDDKVFITLQCLGLSFGLAKTL from the exons ACTTGGCTGTCATAAACCCCCAGGACCCAGTGCTTCACATCGGGTCGAGCTTGACTGCGGTGTGCACCATTGGTGCCGAGCTGGAAATAACAGCTAGATCCTTGTACTGGACGCTGAATGGAAGACGCTTGGCTAGAAACACTTATAGGGTCCTGAGTCAGACCGAATCCAGCGTCACACTCCATCAACTCAATGGCTCCTTACAGCGGTCAGGAGACAATCTGGTTTGTCACAGAAGTAATGGAGAAGTGTTGGCAGGATCGTGTCTTTATGTCGGCT TGCCCCCTGAGGAACCTCTCAACCTGACATGTTGGTCACGAAACACCAAGGATCTCAGCTGCAGATGGAGTCCGGGTAGTCAAGGAGAGACGTTCATCAACACTAAATATATCCTCAAGTACAAACTAAA ATGGTACGGTAAAGAGAAAGACTGTGAGGACTACACGGGACAGCCGTATACATGCTACGTTCCTCGAGACCTTGCCATTTTTACACCATATGAAGTCTGGGTGGAGGCGTCCAATCAGCTCGGCTCTTCCACTTCTGATGTCATCACTTTAGACATTTTAGATGTAG TAACCACAGATCCGCCTCCTGATGTCCTTGTGAGCCGCGTTGGAGATCTGGAAGATCAGTTAAGTGTACGTTGGGGCAGTCCTCCCGCCCTGAAAGACTACCTGTTTCAGGCCAAGTACCAGATACGATACCGTGTGGAGGACAGCGATGAATGGAAG GTCATAGATGATGCTGGGAACCAGACGTCTTGTCGGTTAGCGGGTCTCAGGGCCGGTACAGTGTATTTCGTCCAGGTACGCTGCAACCCGATAGGCGTCTACGGCTCGAAGAAAGCAGGTATTTGGAGCGACTGGAGCCACTCGACTGCCGCATCGACACCTGGCATCG GTCACATATTGGCTCATGCGATTCAAAACCAAGCGAGCACAACTCAACGCTACGAAAGGAGCTCAAGCAGTTTTTCGGCTGGATGCGCAAACACTCTTACGGCTGTACGGACGTCAGCATCAAACTCTACGACCAATGGCGCGTCTGGCTACAGAAAGCCCAGAAAACACACGACCAG GTACTACAAAGTGGTAAATCATAGTGAAACTCTAAAGAAGAGCTTGGGAGAGTTTGCGGGGGCCTGGGACGACAAGGTTTTTATCACTCTCCAGTGCTTGGGACTCTCATTTGGATTAGCCAAGACTCTCTGA
- the LOC127943213 gene encoding cyclin-dependent kinases regulatory subunit 1, with protein sequence MSSSKKQIYYSDKYSDEEYEYRHVMLPKQLSKLVPSSHLMSEEEWRGLGVQQSQGWIHYMIHKPEPHILLFRRPLPKE encoded by the exons ATGTCTTCATCGAAAAAGCAGATTTACTATTCCGACAAGTATTCTGACGAGGAATACGAGTACAG ACATGTCATGCTTCCCAAGCAGCTTTCCAAACTGGTGCCGTCCTCCCATTTAATGTCCGAGGAGGAATGGAGAGGACTGGGAGTCCAGCAGAGTCAGGGCTGGATCCACTACATGATCCATAAACCAG AGCCCCACATCCTGCTTTTTCGAAGACCGCTTCCCAAGGAATGA